From the Kitasatospora atroaurantiaca genome, the window CTGGACGTGGTCCAGGGCCATGGCCGGGACAACCTCCAGCACGAGCTGGAACTCGGCCACGCGGAGGTGTCGTCGGCCCGCCCGCACGAGGTGGTTCGGAACGCGCTGGCCGCCCTGACCCGGGCGGGTGTCTCCGCTCCGGCCACACCGACTCGGGCGGGCTGGGAGAAGGCGTTCTCGGACGCGCTGGCCCGGGTGGGTCTCGCCTGACGGAGGCAGCTTGCCGCCGGCTGTCCAGGTCAGCGAAGCCCGTGGTCCCGCAGTGGGCCGACCTCCAGGCCGAGTTCCCGGCACCGCTCCACCGCCCGCGGCAGGGCGCCGAGCGCAGTGCGCCACGAGCCGGGCGGCGAGGTGCAGTCCGAGTCGTGCAGCAGCACGGTCGCGCCAGCGCGCAGCTCCGGCAGGAGGGTCGCGTGGACCGAGGCCGGGGACGCCCCCGCCGTCCACTCCCGGCCCCAGGCGGTCCACAGCACCGGCCGCAGCTCCAGCTGCCGCGCGGCGGCGCGCAGACCGCGGGTGAGCACCCCGTACGGCGGCCGGTACCAGCGCGGTGGCTGCCTGCAGACCGTGGCGATCAGATCGGCGGCGCGGGTCAGTTCGGCCAGGTCGCGCCGGGCCGCCGGCCGCCAGGGCACCCGGTGGTACCAGCCGTGAACGGCCACCTCGTGCCCGCGGGCGACCAACTCCCGGCCCAGGTCCGGTGACCGCTCCAGCTCGCTGCCGAGCAGGAAGAAGGTGGCCCGGACGTCCAGCTGGTCGAGCAGCTTCAGGAACCGGGGGGTGCCCTCGGGGTCCGGGCCGTCGTCGAAGGTCAGCGCCACATGGGTCGGCCGGCCGTACCCGGCCAGCTCGCGGCAGGCGAGCCTCCGGACCGGCGCGAGCCGGCTCACCGCCGGTGCCAGATGGACCGCCTCCACGGCGGAGGCGGCGAGCAGCACGGGGGCCATCGGTGTGAACCGCACCCGGGTCGGTGGGCGGCCCATCGGCATCAGCCGAACCTCGCGGCCAGCCGCTCGAACAGACCGGGCGCGACGCCGTGGACGCGTTCCGGCACCCGAAGCCACCACGGGACGAAGAGCCGGTCACGGCGTCCCGTGATCCCGGCGACGATCGTGTCGGCGACCCGCTCGGGCGTCACCGCGCGTGGCCACGCGCGGTCGTACGGGCTGCCGCGTCGGCGGAAGAACGGCGTGTCCACCACCCCGGGCAGGACCACGCTGACCCGCACCCCGGTGCCCCGCAGCTCGTACCGCAGGCTCTCGGCGAACATGCCCAGCGCGGCCTTGGTCGCCGTGTAGACGGCCTCCTCCCCGACCCCGACCGCGCCGGCGATGGACCCCACCAGAACGATCCGGCCGGACCCTCGGGCGGTCATGCCGGGGAGCAGCAGCCGGGCCAGCTGGAGGGGTGCGATCAGATTCAGCGTGATCATCCGCTCCAGTACGTCCGGCGGCATCCCGGCGAAGGGCCCGCGCCAGCCCACGCCGGCGTTGGCGATCAGCACGTCCACCCGGCCGGTGGCGGCCTGGGCCCACGAGGCGAGCCGGTCGGGACCGTCCGGACGGCACAGGTCGCCGGCCATCGCGTGGCCCCCGGTGAGGCGGGCGATCTCCGTGAGCCGTTCGGGGTCGGTGCCGGAGAGCAGCGGGTACCAGCCGAGGGCGGCGAGCCGCAGGGCGGTGGCGCGGCCGATGCCCGAGGAGGCGCCGGTGACCAGCGCGACCGGCAGTTCCGTCGTGATCCTGGCGGCAGGACCGGGCGTCCCGAGAACCGCCCGCCCGGAGCCTGACGAGCTGCCGGCGGGCGTTCCCGACAGTCCCTCGTTCACTTCGCCCACCTGCGCTCCCTGTCGGCGGATCACGCTCTGTGCCCCTTCGGCCACCATCGCACGCCCCGGCCGGAGCCGCCCGTCGCCTCGGGCGGGGAACCGGGGGCAGGCGGTCCGCTGACGGTCAGGACTCCAGCTCTCCGAAGCGCGCGAGGGCGAAGGTCCCGCCGACGGCGAGGACGAAGCCCGCCACCGCCGCCCACGTGTAGCCGGGCCGGGGCCGGTCCCCCAGAACGGCCACGCCGATCAGCCCGGGGACGACGGTCTCCCCCACGATCACCGCCGCGATCACCGCCGTCATCGCTCCCCGCTGGAGCGCCAGGGCGTACCACAGGTACGCGGCGGTACCGCCGATCGCCAGGGCGTACGCGGCGGCCTCGGTGAACACGCCGAGCGGGGTGCCCGGCGAGAGCACCCGGACCGCCAGGCTGACCACGCCGAAGCCCATGCCCGCGAGAAAGCCGAGCGCCGCCGCGACGGGGGTGCCGCGCCCGCGCGTCAGCAGCAGACCGACCGCGACCGTCCCGACCGCCCCGGCGAGCAGCCCCAGCTGGAAGGCCGTCCCGCCGTCCGCGTGTCCTTCCGGGCCGGAGCCCAGGCCGAGGAGGACGAGGCCGACGCAGACCGCGAACAGACCGGCGGTGTCGCGGCGGCCGAGGCTGATTCCGAGCAGCCACATCGCCGCCAGCGCGGTCACCGCGAGGCTGGCCCCGGTGACCGCCTGGACGACGAAGAGGGGCAGCCGGCGCAGCGCGATCACGACCATCACGAAGCCCGCGATGTCCAGCGCCGTACCCAGCAGGAACCACCGCGAGCGGAACACCGCTGCCAGCCTCCGTCGGCGCGGACCGCCTTCACCGCTCGCGGCCCTGGCTCCACGGGCCTGGAACACGGAGGCCAGCCCGTAGCAGAGGGTCGCCACCAGGGTGGCGGACAGTCCGAGCAGCATGAGTCCTCAGCGGGTTCGTGGGCGGCGGGCGGTGTCGTCACCAGTCTTCAACGCCCCGGACCGGCCCGCGCTCCGGACGCGAGCCGCGCCGACCGCCGTCATCCAGCCGGACGGATCGTCCGGCCTCTGCCGGTCAGGTGACCCACCGTCAGGAGGGACGAGCACTCGGCCGTCCCGTCATGGGACCGGGCCGCGGCGCGACCTTGCCCCTCCCGCTCACCGCCTCCAGGGGCGGCGATGGTTCTCCGCTTCCGACGGGCGCGGCCCGGCTGCTGCCGCTGCCGCCGCTATTGCGGAAGCGTGGAGCACGCAGGAGACCGCGACGATGAACGGCCAGAACGACTGAGCGGCTGTCACCACGCGTTCGGCCACGCCTGCCGCACCGTGATCGCGCAGTGCGAGCATGAACCACATCGCTCCGGCCAGCATCGACGCGGTCACCAGGACCGAGGGGGCCGGCTTGAGCCCCCAGGGCGCGAAGCGGCTGCGGTCCACGGCCAGACACGGCCATACCGACAGGAGCGCGAAGCCCACTCCCACCGCCGCACCGTGCCGTAGCGAGCCTCCACCTTGCGGCTGCGGGAACAGCGCCACCAGGATCGAGGCCACTCCCCCGCCGGCCAGCGCCGCCCGGCCGACGAGCGAGGCAGCGCGCAGCCCGAGAGCGGTGACGAAGTGACAGGCTCCGAGCCCGGCCAGCGCGCCCACCATCAGCCAGCGCCCGGGAGCTCCCTGGGCCGCCAGAGAGCTGATCGTCTGGGTGACGGGGTCGTAGCCGGGCCCTCGGAGGAGGTCCGCCAACGTCCAGCCACCGATCAGAACGACGGGCGCGCCGGCGGATGAGAGCAGGGCCCACCAGGGAACGAGTCGCATCGCTCCACCGTAGGTCGCGGATGCACGCCCGCCACTGACCGACCCGACCTGGCGACCCGGTTTACGACGAGCGTCGCTACGGACCCGGCCTCGCGCTGACTACCCTGGGGCCTCGTGGCCCCGCATCCCCCCGCCCGCCATCTGCTGCGTGCCAAGGACCTCGCCGACGCCCGGTACGCCGAGCCGCTCACGGTCGCCGAGCTCGCGGCGGCGGCCGGTCTGTCCCGGGCGCACTTCAGCCGCCAGTTCCGGCGTGCGTTCGGGGAGTCACCGCATGTGTACCTGCTGACCCGGCGGCTGGAGCGGGCGGCCACGCTGCTGCGGACCACCGACCGGGCGATCGCCACCATCTGCTTCGACGTGGGGCTGAACAGCCTCGGGTCGTTCACCACCAGCTTCACGCGGATGTTCGGGCTGACTCCCGCCGCCTACCGGGCCGCGTTCCCGCCGGCCGCCGCGCACGCGATCGTCCCGGGCTGCGTGCTGCGCGCCTACGGGCGCCCGCAACACCGCACGTTTCGAGAAGACGGTGCCCAGGGCCCCGGAATAGCGTGACGGTACCGCCGAAAAGAACGCGTACCGGGAGGATCCGATGATCAGAATCGCCACCGCGCAGCTCTGGGTCCACGACCAGGAGGAAGCGCTCGCCTTCTACACCAAGAGCGTCGGTCTGGAGGTCAGGTCCGACGTCACCCTCCCCGAGATGGGGAACTTCCGCTGGCTCACCGTCAGCCCGGCCGGGCAGGAGGACGTGGCCATCGTGCTGATGGCGATCCCCGGCCCTCCGGTGCTCGACGCCGAGACCGAGGCCCAGGTGCGCGAGCTGACCGCCAAGGGCGCGGCCGGCACCGTCTTCCTGACCACCGACGACTGCGACGCCGCCTACGCGGAGCTCTCGGCACGCGGCGTCGAGTTCAACGAGGAGCCGACCGACCGGCCCTACGGCCGCGACTGCGGGTTCCGCGACCCGTCCGGCAACAACATCCGTCTCACCCAGCTCCGGGAGATGTGACCACCACTACGGGCACGTCGCGGCCGGGTCCACCAACCAGCGGGTGTTCGACCGGCCGGACGAGGTGCTGCGGGTGGTTCAGCTGCTCCCGTTGACGACGGAGTTCTGGATCGCGCCGGCAGTCAGCTGCCGCTTCTCGAGGATGCCGGCGTACGTACTGTCCCTGACCAGCGAGTTCATCGCCTTCGTCAGGACGTCCCGCAGCACGCTGTCGCCCTTGCGGACGGCGATCCCGTAGGGCCGCGGCTGGAACTGGGGACCGGCGATGTCGAAGGCCTGCCCGCCGTCGACGGTCTGGACGTTGTACAGCGCCTTCGGGTAGTCGGTGAGGTATGCGTCCACCTGGCCGCCGTGCAGATCGGCCACGGCCTCCACGTCGGCGTTCGCCGGCAGGATCCTGAGGGGCTTGCCCAGGTGCTCGCACGCCTTCTGCTGGCGGGTCGCGAGATCCTCGTGGATGGTGCCCTTCTTCACCACGAGGGACTTGCCGCAGAGGTCGTCGAGCTTGGAGATCTTCTCGGGGTTCCCCTTGGCGACCGCCATCCCGAAGCCGGCCATGAAGTAGTCCACGAAGTCGACGCCGTCGTTGACCTGCTTGTTGTTCTTGTCGACACCCTGCTCGCGCTCGCGGGTGTCGGTGATGCCCGACATCCCGATGTCGTACTTCTTGTCCAGGAGCCCGGGGAGCACGTTCGCGAAGGGGCCGACGTCCTGGAACTCGAATCTGACGTCGAGCACCTTCTCCAGGGCCGCGGCGAGATCGGGGTCGAGGCCGTCCGGCTGTCCCTGCGGGTTACGGAAGATCATCGGGGCCGCCGTGAACGAGGCGCCCACCCGGATCACCCCGGCCTTGCGGATCGCCTCGGGCAGCTGGTCGCGCAGTGAGGCCTTGCCATCGCCCGCGCCGCAGGCGCTCAGCAGAAGAACACCACTGGTGACGGCGGCTATGGCGCCGCAGCGGCGGCTGGTGGAGGGGGTCATCTTCGATTTCTCCCGGGTGGTCGACGCACAGTGCCGGGGTTCGGGACATGGCGGCGGACCGCGCCGACAGCACCCCACCGGCCCCGCTCCGGTGAGACAGCTTCCCGCCCGGAGGAGGGAGGCTGGCCAGACTATAGCGGCCATGGTCACGTCAGTCTTCACCGGGGCGGGCACAGGTCGACGCGGGTAGACGGCGCCCCGGCGCGGGCGCGGCCGGGCCGTGCGGGCAGGTGGCGGTGGTTCACGAAACGCCTGCCGGGGCCCACCGAGATGGATACGATCGGACGATTATTGACTGTCACGCCTGGGGGGCGCAGTGCAACGGTCGTCGGACAAGGAGTTGGTGGCGGCGCTGGGCAGGGCCGGGGTGCGGGGCGTCGCCCCCGGGGAGATGCCCCTGTACACCCAGCTCAGCGAGGAGTACTTCGCACGTGGCGTCCGGCTCGACCGCGCCGACCGGGATCCGCTGCTGGGCTTCGGCCTGGACGCCGCCGTCGTCCTGCTGACGCCGGTGGTGCTGGAGGCGTGCCACCAGCTGTGGGCGGCACTGAGCGCCAAGGCCGCGGAGAAGGCGGCCGAGGGAGCCAAGGACCTGCTGCACCGGATCCGCCTGCGCCTCGGCAGGGGTGAGGGGCGGGAGCCGGCCGCCCCCGTGGAGTTCACCGCCGAGGAGCTGGCTCTCGTACGCGCCGAGGCCGCCAGGTGCGCGGCCGACCTCGACCTGACCGAGGGTCAGCAGCGCCTGCTCGCCGATGCCATCGTCGGCGCTCTGGCCGCGCCCGCGCCCGCCGCTGCGCCCGGAGAGTGAGGTGAGGGCCGGGCTCCGGCCGACCGGACGCGCCGTCACGTCCGTTCTGTTCGGGCTGCTCTCGCTGCAGGTGGCGGTATCGACCCTGATCGTCTTCCGAGGGCTCTTCGCGCTCACCCCCCAGGGCAGGCACTGGGCCCGGTTGTGGGGTCAGTGCCTCACCGACCACCTGCTGAACGCCCCGCCCGACCGCCTCACCGATCTCCCCTCCGTCGCGGAGTGGGCGTCGTCCTCCCGTGCCGACCTCGGGGCGCTGGAGGCCTGCGTGGCTCCCGCGCAGTCCGACCTCCTGCGCTGGCTCGTCGGTGGCCTGCTCATCGTGCTGGCGGTGGCGGCCCTGCTGTACGCGGCGCATCCCTGGGTGCTGCACCGGCGCTACCGGCTACGGAGCTTCGACCCCTCGGACGCCGCGCTCCTCCTTGCCGAGCTGGAGCGGCTGCGGCGCGTCGCCGGTACCGGGCGGGTGCGGTTCCTCAGCCGCCCCTTCGACCCGGTGCCCTCGGCCTTCGTCCACGGGCCGCCCGGGAGACGAGCGGTCGTACTCAGCGCCGGTCTCGTGGTGCGCTTCCACACCGACCCGGCGGCGTTCCGGGCCACCGTCCTGCACGAACTCGCGCACGTGCGCAACCGGGATGTCGATCTGACGTACGCCGCGCTGGCACTGACCGGCGCGTTCACCCTGGTCGTCGGCGGAGCGGCGGTCTGGCTCTGCGCGCACATCGCCATCGATCCAGGGTTGACAGCGGGGTTCGTCCTACGGACGCTCGGCCTGCTGGCGGTGACCGGGGTGCTGCTGGCGGCGCTGGTCCGGGCCAGGGAGTTCCAGGCCGATGCGCGACTCGCCGCCTGGGGCGCGGACGGGGATGCCCTGCCGAGGGTCCTCGCGGGCATGCCGTCCCCGGTACGGAGGGCCCGCCCGAGACTGCATCCGGCGCCGGCCCTGCGGTTGGCAGCACTGCGCGGGTCCGCGCCACTGTTCGGGCAGGACTTCCCGGGCGGTCTGGGCATCGGCCTGATCGCCATGGTCGGGCTGTCCGGTCTGAACAGGGCGGCTTGGCTGCAGGAACCGGATCCGCACCGGGCCGTCTGGGCGAACGCGGGTATGGCCGTGCTGGTGGCCGCGGTCGTCGTGGGCGGGCGCTGGAGACTCGAGTCCGGTCCTGACGCGCTGTCCGATGACGGCCGGGTGTGGCCGTTCAGCACGGGGCTGTCCGTCGGCCTGACGATCGGATCGCTGCTCTCCCTGGAGACGGCCTTCAGACCCGTCAGCGCGCTCGGTCTGCCGGTGTGGATGGCCGTCTGGACCTTGCTCGTGGTCGCCGTCACCGCGCCCGTGACCTGCTGGGTGGTCCGTGGGACCACCGCAGCGGCACAGGCGGCGCGCGGAAGGCCTGCCGTCCATCTGGCGGCGGTCGCGCTCGCGGCCGCCGCCTACACGGTGGTGCTGCGCCTGGTCGACCTGGGGTTCCTGACGACTGCTCCGCTCTCCGGGGAAGGCCCGCAGGCCGCGCTGTCCAATCTCACGGAACCCCTCGTCCTGGCCGGGGTGGCCTACAACTCCGCAGCGGTGACGACTCTGCTGGGCTGCGTCGGTGTGCTGGCCGTCGGCGCCACGTGTGCCTGGGCAGCCGGACGGTTGAGGGCGCGGCACCGCACCGAGGTCCGGGCACCACGAGCCGACGGGATGAGGTCCGCGCTCCGGTCAGGACTGCGGGCGGGGCTCGTCGCGGGTGCCGCCGTCCTGGTACTGGTCCTGCTGGCGGCCTGGCAGGCGCACCGGCTGCCGCTGCTGGACCGGTGGGGCAATGAATTCGTCATCCGCTTCCAGTTCCTGCTGATCGCGGTCGTCGATGTGATCGCGCTGCTGACCGGCCTGCTGGCGGCCGGGCGATCGCCCCGTACGGGACTGGTCCGCGGAGGTGTGGCGGCGCTGGTGTGTGCGGCCGCGGGGGCGATCGCCCTGACGGTTCAGCCCGTCCTCGGCCGCTGTGTCGGCGCCTTCGCGCTGCGCCCGTCCAGCAGGGGGTGCCTGACCGCGCCCGCCTCCGACACCGTCATGCTGACGCTCGTGCCGGGAGTGACGGGCGTGCTCTGCGTACTCCTGCTGCCGGCGTGGCTCGGCCTGCGCCGACGGGTGGCGGGCCGGCTCCCGTCACCCGTCCGGCCGTGGGCGCTTCGGGGCCGCGTGCTCACGCTGGCGGCGGGCTTGCCGGTGCTCGCAGGCCTCTTCCTGACCGGCCACACGGTGGCGCACGAGAGCGCACACCCGCCGGCGATGGCCGGGGCCTCGATCGGCGACCAGGGCTGGGTGGGAGCAGCGGACTACCGCTTCCGGCTGGCCCTCGGCTGGTTCGACGTCAGCTCCCAGCCGGACGACTCCGGGGCAGAGCTGCGGGCCCGCCCGGAGGGCTCCCTCATACGGGCGCAGCTGTCGGTGACCCGGCCGACGGAGCAGTTCCCGTTCGAGGAGAGCAAGGCGAAGATCCTGGCGAAGGGAGGCCGGGAGATCGCCGTGGCCGGGCATCGGGCCCTGGTGCTCGACGGACAGGGCCCGGGAGAGGACCGCGTCCGGTTCGTCCTGATCGAGAACGGCACCCGGCAACTGCTCGTCGGCCTCTCGGCACCGCAGCTCGACTGGCCGGACCGGCTACGGGATCTGGACGTGATGCTCGCCGGCTGGCAGTGGCAGGGCGCAGGCACCCCCCGGGGGTGATCAGCCGCCCGACATCATCTCCGCCGCCCGTCTGGCCAGCTCCTCGGGCGGGACGTCCTCGACGTGGGTGGAGACGTCCCACTTGTGGCCGAACGGGTCCTCGATCTGGCCCGTGCGGTCGCCGTAGAACTTGTTCTCCACCGGCTGGAGCACCTTGGCGCCCAGGGCAACGGCCTGCGCGACGGCCGCGTCGACGTCGGCGACGTAGATCACGATCGACATGGCCGTACCGCCGACCGTCTTCGGCCCGAGCGCGCCCATCTCCCGGGACTCGTCCGCGAGCATCAGCACCGAATCACCGATCTGCAGCTCGGCGTGCCCGACCTTGCCGCCCGGCGCGGCGAAGCGCAAGCGTTCGGTGGCCCCGAACACCGAGCGGTAGAAGTCGATCGCGGCAGCCGCACCGTCGACGTACAGGTACGGCATCAGCCAGGGATAGCCCTCGGGTACGGGTTTCGTGGACATGCGCGCCTCCGGTGGGGGGGTTCTTCCGAGCCACGCTGCCACCTGGTCACCGCCCCTGCACCCCGGTCCGTCCCACCGGGTGGCCGGGTGGGGCACGCGCAGGAAGTCTGGCAGGCAGAGCGTTGTTACTGGTGAGGGCCTGTAACAGCAACCAGAAGGGCCGAGCGGTGTCCGAGACACTCTCCGAGCCCGACCGCTCTCCCGGGGAGCGCGCCGCGCTCGACTCCTACTCCCGGATCGTCACGACGGTGGCCGAGGAGCTGACCCCGCGCGTGGCCGCCCTGCAGGTCGTCCGCAGAGGCCGCCGCGGGTGGTTCACGACCGGGACCGGCTCCGCCGTGGTCTTCACCGACGACGGCTTCCTGCTCACCAACGCGCACGTGGTGGGGCATGCCGACGCCGGGACGCTCTCGTTCGGAGACGGCACCACCGCGCCGTTCCACGCGATCGGGACCGATCCGCTGTCGGACCTGGCCGTGCTGCGGGCCGACGCCCCGACACCGCCGCCGGTACGCCTGGGCGAGGCCAACGGGCTGCGCGTCGGGCAGCTGGTGGTCGCCGTCGGCAACCCGCTGGGGCTGGCCGGCACCGTCACCGCGGGCGTCGTCAGCGCCCTCGGCCGTTCCCTCCCGGCGAGGGCCGGCACCGCCGTGCGGGTGATCGACGACGTGATCCAGACCGACGCGGCACTGAACCCCGGCAACTCCGGCGGGGCGCTCGCCACCGCCGCCGGCGAGGTGGTCGGCATCACCACGGCGGTGGCCGGGAACGGGGTCGGCCTGGCCATCCCGATCAATGCCACCAGCCGTCAGATCATCGCCACCCTGCTGTCCGACGGGCGCATCCGCCGCGCCTACCTCGGCCTGGCCGGCGTGCCCACCACGCTGCCGCCCGCCGTCCGCGAACGCACCGGCCAGGGCACCGGCCTGCGCATCGTCGAGATCGTCCCCGCCGGCCCTGCCGACCGGGCCGGCCTGCGCCCCGGCGACCTGCTGCTCACCGCCGCCGGCGAGCCGATGACCAGCGCCCAGGCGCTGCAACGGCTGATGCTGGCGGACGCGATCGGGCGACCGCTCGCGCTGACCGCGCTGCGCGCCGAGGCGCTGGTCGACCTCATCGCCACACCCGCGGAGCTGCACGCGGACGACTGAGCCGTGTTCGTCCACCGATCCCGCGGCACCGTTGCGTACCGTCGGAGCAGTGACCAACGCAACCCAGCAGGTGTGACACAGAGATCGGGCTTCCGTGGAACGCAAGTGGTGGACCCTGATCGCCGTCTCGGTGGCGACCTTCATGCTTCTGCTCGACATCACGGTCGTCAACGTGGCGCTGCCGTCGATCCGCAAGGATCTCAACGCCAGCTTCACCGACCTTCAGTGGGTGTTCGACGCCTACACGCTGACGCTCGCCGCGCTGGTGCTGACGGCCGGCTCGCTCGCCGACCGGCTGGGACGCCGTCGGACCTTCGCCGCCGGTCTGGCGATCTTCTCCCTCGCGTCACTGCTCTGCGCGGTGGCGCCGAACCCGACCTTCCTCAATCTGGCGCGCGCCGTCCAGGGCGTGGGCGGCGCGGTGATGTTCGCGGTGTCGCTGGCCCTGGTCGCTCAGGAGTTCGCGGCCGGGCGCGAGCGTGGCATGGCGATGGGCATGTACGGCGCGACGATCGGGGTCGCCGTGGCGGTCGGCCCGCTCATCGGCGGAGCGCTCACCGACTCGCTGGGCTGGGAGTCGATCTTCTATCTCAACGTGCCGATCGGCGCGGCCGCGATGGTCGTCACCTACCTGAAGCTGCGCGAGAGCCGCGACCCGAACGCGACCCACGTCGACTGGGCCGGCGTCGCGACGTTCAGCATCTCGCTCTTCCTGCTGGTGCTGGCGCTGGTCCGGGGCAACGCGGAGGGCTGGGGCAGCGCCCTGATCGTGTCGTTGTTCGTCGGCTCCGCGGTCCTGATGGTCGCGTTCATCGTGGTCGAGCAGGTCGTCTCCGAGCCGATGCTTCCCCTGGGACTGTTCAGGCGGCGCGCGTTCACCGGCGTCCAGCTCGCCGCTTTCGCGGTCTCGAGCTCGCTCTTCGCGCTGTTCCTCTATCTGACGCTGTACCTGCAGAACTACCTCGGTCTCTCCCCCTTCCAGGCCGGCGTGCGCTACCTGCCGATCACCGTGCTCAGCTTCGTCGTGGCGCCGATCGCCGGCGTGCTCCTGTCGCGGGTGCAGGCGCGGGTGATGCTCAGCATCGGCCTCGCGGCGATCGGTCTCGGGCTGCTCCTCATGAGTGGCATCGAGGCGAGCTCCGACTGGACGACCCTGCTCGGTGGATTCCTGATCGCGGGCGCGGGGGTCGGGCTGATCAACCCGGTGATCGCGGACGTGGCCGTGAGCGTGGTGCCCAAGGAGAACAGCGGCATGGCGGCCGGCATCAACGACACCTTCCGGCAGGTCGGCATCGCCGTGGGCATCGCCGTCTGGGGGGCGATCCTCATCGGCAGCGGCACCGACAAGATCCGCGAGCTGACGGCCGGGACTCCGTCCGCGACCGGCTCGCACCCGCGCGAGCTCGCCGAGGCCGCCTCGTCGGGCAACCTGGGGCAGGTGCTCGCCACGGTCGCCCCGCAGTCCCGGCAGGCGGTCTCGGACGCGGCCCGCGAGGGGTTCCTCTCGGGCCTCAACACGGTGCTGATGCTCGGCGCCCTGCTCAGTTTCGCCGGCGCGGCCCTGGCCCTGTGGCTGGTCCGGGAGCACGAGATCGAGCGCGAGGCGGTGGAGCCGGAGCCGGAGCCCGCGCCGAGGGCGTCCTGACCTGACGTGTCGTCAGTCGTCAGGCCGCCCGTACTTCGGGGCCCGCGGTCTCCTCGGCACGCCGACGGCGCGCCAGAGCGTCCACGACGTTCGCCGCCTGCTGGTGCTCGGGCAGTTCCGGCAGGTGCACCCGGCCCCGGGCGGCCTGCTGCTCCAGTGCCTCCGCGAGCGTGGCCGGGGTCCGGGGCCACGGGGCGAGCCCGGAGCGGGCCAGGGTGGCCGCGTTCGCCCGCCCGTGCCCGGACAGCACCTCGTAGCTCACCGCCGGCAGCCCCGCGACCAGCGCCTCGGTGAGGGACAGCCCGCCGGCGTTGTGCACGAGCACGTCGGCGGCGGCCATCAGCGCCGGCACGTCGTCACGCCAGCCCAGGGCCACGACTCCGGGCAGCCGCGCGATCCGCCGCCGCAGGCGCTCGTTCCGCCCGCAGAGCACGACGGGTACGGTGCCGTCCACCGCCCGCAGCGCACGGACACCGGCCATCACATCGCCGAGCCCCATCGAACCCGTCACCAGCAGGGCCATCCGGCGCCCCGGCGGCACACCGAGGCCCGTACGCAGCGCCTGCCGCCTCGCCGTGTCGACCGGCTCCGCGAAGGCGGCGGGCGCCAACGGGCCGGCCGCGGTCATCGGCACCCCGTAGCGTTCGGTGCCCTCTGCGGCGGTGGCCTGGGTGACGGTCAGGTGCACGTCGACGCCGGGGTGCACCCAGAGCCGGTGCGGCGCCGGGTCGGTGAGGTAGCAGACCGCGGGGGCGGTGAGGACACCGTCCTGCTTCAGCATGCCCAGGCTCTGGGCGGCGAAGGGAAAGGTGGTCACCACGACGTCGTAGTCCTGGCCGACCCACTCCGCCAGCTCCCGGCAGGCCAGTCGGCACAGGCGCATGGTGAGCGAGCGCACCACCGAGTCGCGCTCCTCGCTGCGGAACAACCAGTCGAACACGCCCGGGGCGCGGCCCGCGCTGAAGGCGTACCCGTCCCGAAGCAGGCGCTGGTAGCGACGCGGCAGAGCGTCCAGATAGTCGCGGTAGGTGGCTTCCAGGCCACGTGCCTCCAGCCGCCGTACCAGCTCGGAGGCGGCGCCGTTGTGGCCGGCGCCGACACTGCCCGTGATCACGAGCGCGCGCAGCGGCCGGGTCGGCGCAGCGGGGTGCGATCGCGCTGCACCGACGCGTGGGAGGGAGTCCGGGGAGACATGGTCGAGAACGTTCATCTGTCGTCCGCTCGACGAGGCGCGCCTGACCGTCGCA encodes:
- a CDS encoding SDR family NAD(P)-dependent oxidoreductase; the protein is MNEGLSGTPAGSSSGSGRAVLGTPGPAARITTELPVALVTGASSGIGRATALRLAALGWYPLLSGTDPERLTEIARLTGGHAMAGDLCRPDGPDRLASWAQAATGRVDVLIANAGVGWRGPFAGMPPDVLERMITLNLIAPLQLARLLLPGMTARGSGRIVLVGSIAGAVGVGEEAVYTATKAALGMFAESLRYELRGTGVRVSVVLPGVVDTPFFRRRGSPYDRAWPRAVTPERVADTIVAGITGRRDRLFVPWWLRVPERVHGVAPGLFERLAARFG
- a CDS encoding helix-turn-helix transcriptional regulator, which codes for MAPHPPARHLLRAKDLADARYAEPLTVAELAAAAGLSRAHFSRQFRRAFGESPHVYLLTRRLERAATLLRTTDRAIATICFDVGLNSLGSFTTSFTRMFGLTPAAYRAAFPPAAAHAIVPGCVLRAYGRPQHRTFREDGAQGPGIA
- a CDS encoding ABC transporter substrate-binding protein, producing MTPSTSRRCGAIAAVTSGVLLLSACGAGDGKASLRDQLPEAIRKAGVIRVGASFTAAPMIFRNPQGQPDGLDPDLAAALEKVLDVRFEFQDVGPFANVLPGLLDKKYDIGMSGITDTREREQGVDKNNKQVNDGVDFVDYFMAGFGMAVAKGNPEKISKLDDLCGKSLVVKKGTIHEDLATRQQKACEHLGKPLRILPANADVEAVADLHGGQVDAYLTDYPKALYNVQTVDGGQAFDIAGPQFQPRPYGIAVRKGDSVLRDVLTKAMNSLVRDSTYAGILEKRQLTAGAIQNSVVNGSS
- a CDS encoding DUF998 domain-containing protein, which codes for MRLVPWWALLSSAGAPVVLIGGWTLADLLRGPGYDPVTQTISSLAAQGAPGRWLMVGALAGLGACHFVTALGLRAASLVGRAALAGGGVASILVALFPQPQGGGSLRHGAAVGVGFALLSVWPCLAVDRSRFAPWGLKPAPSVLVTASMLAGAMWFMLALRDHGAAGVAERVVTAAQSFWPFIVAVSCVLHASAIAAAAAAAGPRPSEAENHRRPWRR
- a CDS encoding polysaccharide deacetylase family protein; translation: MGRPPTRVRFTPMAPVLLAASAVEAVHLAPAVSRLAPVRRLACRELAGYGRPTHVALTFDDGPDPEGTPRFLKLLDQLDVRATFFLLGSELERSPDLGRELVARGHEVAVHGWYHRVPWRPAARRDLAELTRAADLIATVCRQPPRWYRPPYGVLTRGLRAAARQLELRPVLWTAWGREWTAGASPASVHATLLPELRAGATVLLHDSDCTSPPGSWRTALGALPRAVERCRELGLEVGPLRDHGLR
- a CDS encoding VOC family protein, whose amino-acid sequence is MIRIATAQLWVHDQEEALAFYTKSVGLEVRSDVTLPEMGNFRWLTVSPAGQEDVAIVLMAIPGPPVLDAETEAQVRELTAKGAAGTVFLTTDDCDAAYAELSARGVEFNEEPTDRPYGRDCGFRDPSGNNIRLTQLREM